AACTACATTTAACATTAAATGAACGCCATAGCAGAGATAAATATAAAAATATCCTCCTAAAGCAAACATAATTTCATTACTAGGCGTGCGCCTTTTTGCCCCATGATTGGCTAAATCTTTAACGCCATCATAGGCTTCTACTTCCTGAATAAATAGGGTAGTCGTTGTTCCATCAGCATATTGTCTAACTAACTGTTTTCCTAATAATTTTGGGGCAACAATACTAGCAGAGCGTTGAAAAAATGTTGAAGGAAGAATGGAAGAAGAGGTCATTAGCTATACTTTAGGACTTTTGTTAAAGAGTAATAAATTTGTTGCGCGATCGCGCTAATAACTGGAACTGCTACAGAATTTCCTAATTGACGATACATTTGAGTCCGCGAAATGGGAAAAATAAACGAATCAGGAAACCCCATAATTGCTTTACATTCTCGTTCTGTCAATAATCGGATTCCTGTCTCACCATCGCGAACAAATGTTCCTGTTAAACGCTGAATTTTATGATAAGTTGAAACTAACGTTTTTACCTTTACCTTAGAATTTTTATCGACAATTTGCGGCTTCCCATCATCTTTTTTAAACAAATAAGTCTTTTGCAAATGTTCCGATATCGAATATCCCGAAATCCCTTCCTCTAAAAAATTATTAATAAATACTTCATTTGGTTCACCCTTAGGAAAATCAAACTCAATTCGTTTTTTTAGATAATCTCGCTTAAACCCAACCAGATAAATTCGTTCTCGTCGCTGAGGTAAATTAAAATCACCTGCATCTAAAATCTGATAACGGACATCATAATTTAACTCATCTAGTGTTTTCAGAATAATAGAGAATGTTTTACCGTTTTGATGTGTCACTAACCCCGGAACATTTTCTAATAAAAACGAGATCGGCTGTTTTGCTTCTAAAATTTTAGCAATAGCATAAAATAACGTGCCTTGAGTTTCATGTAAAAATCCTTGTCGCCTACCGATGCTACTAAATGGCTGACAGGGAAAACCAGCTAAAAGTAGATCATGATCTGGAATATCTTGAGGAGAAATAGCATTAATATCGCCTTGGGGAACTTCCTTAAAATTGGCATAATATGTTTTTTGGGCGTGACTATCCCATTCCGAAGAAAAAACACATTTGCTATGAGGAGAAGAAAATCCCAGTCTCATTCCCCCAATTCCTGCAAATAAATCAATAAATCGAAACTTATTGCGAATGATGTAAGGGGGTTTAGGAGAAGAATAAATGGGGTTAATCGTTTCTAGTAGTTCAGGAATATTTGCAGTAGAGTTAGCCATATTTTGATCCAATTTTTGGAAAGTATTATTACACCTAATCAATTAAGTTTGTCCTTTGTCCTTCGTCCTTTATAAACCAATGACTAATTCTACTCTTCTGTTTCTAAGTAATGCCAACAGTAATTTAAAGGATAATAAATCACTGGGGCCCATAAACTACTCAATAATGCCGAAACAATAGCAATTTGTTGATGTTGAGTCCAAATAGGAATTAAACGAGAGAAATCAAGAATTGTATATTGAATAGCGGTTAACGTTTCTGCTAAAACCGCCATTGCAAAAACAATTAACGCAATGGAAATAAAATCTTCTTGAATATACTTATCTTTATCAATGCGCCCCGTTAAAAAGCCAATAATGGCTAAACTAAAAACATGAGAAGGGCTTGACAGCACCATTCCATCTTGAATTAATCCTGCCGCTAATCCAGCGATCGCGCCTTGCCAAGGTTGACGTTTAATGCCCCAAGCCACGACCCAAATTAATAGCCAATGTGGGCCCAACCCCAATAAAACTGTTCCCGGTAAGCGACTTGGCAACAGTAAAGCACAAAGTAATAAAGAACCAATTGTGAGAAAACAATTTAGAATATAACGTGGCACAAAAGGAAAGAATAATAACTTTACAGAGGCTATTAGCTACTTATTTAGTTCATTATCCAGATAATAATTCAATTTTCTCCTGATAACAAACAATAAATAACCAATAACCCATAACGATTTAATCAGTAATCGCTCTTAATAACACTTCCGATAACGAACTATTTCCCATATCTTTCATCGTAATCGTATCAACAATATCAAATTTTGCTCCAGCATCAAGTAACTGATCATCTAACGCCTTCAGATACTCCGTTACCTTCGGATCATCCCCAACTTGAATGAGAGAAATGCCAATTTCATCCTCCCGATCTAAGCGGCGAGACGTTTCAATAATTAGACGAATAACCCCCTTGCGATCTTCGGGTTCACCATCAGTAATAATTAAAAAAGTTTCCCCATTGGGCTTGGTTTTTCCTGCTGTTTTCCGTTGAAAATAGTTTTCGATCGCGTCTTCTAACACTTCAAATAAATTGGTTTTCCCCATCGGATCATTTTCAGCATAAATTTGAGTAACTTTATCGGAAGTCACTTGATCATAACGCCGAAATCGACTGGAAAATAAATAAACCGTAATCCCATCAGGATCAAACTCTTCACACTTCTTCGCTAAAGCATAAGTTGATTCTTGGGCAGCTTCCCAGCGAGACTTTCCCCCTTCTTGATCTTGAGTGGACATACTCTGACTTTTATCGATCAGGAGAGTATAGTCTCGATTTTCAATGAGATCCTTATCCTGTGCCACAACTTTAACCTCCGTACTCCGACTAAGCTGCTTCCAATACTGATGATAAAGGAGTCCAACGAAAAGCGTGATCGCCGCCTAACTCCACAACAATTCTCACTCTCGGTTCAATTTCATTAAACTTTGCCAAATAAGCTAACTCTTGGTTAGACAAAACAAACCCTTCAATTAACCAAATCACTAGCCCTTTTTTATTCTCAGGTAAAATTGCTAACTGGGAATCCACAAGCGGGGGTAAAAAGTAAACATCTCCTACCGCCGCATTTTGACCAATATTTTTCTTTCCTAAGTGAGGATGACGCACCCCATGGATTCCCTTTAAGTAAGATGCAGGATCCCCTAAGCCTTTTGCCGAGAGATGGTAAGTCACATAACCTTTAGCCCGTAAGCGACGCTGATAGCGCCCCTCAAATCCCCCTTCTAGTGGGGCATACACAGCAACCGCCCCTGATTGTTCTAAATCCCGAATAAACTTATTTCCAGTGGTTAGTAATGGCATAATTAACGTTAAGTTTTACAAATATTCCTCAAACCTTATTGTGGCACAATCTCAGCACGGACAAAAATCAACTTTGATCTTGCACAACCCCTAAAAATTTGATATGCTTTATGATTGTGACTCAAAAATTGATTAAGAAATAGTCTGCCGAGTTAACCAACTCTGGCTCAACCTTAACAAACTAAGGAAGCCAGTTCGGGTAAGAAGCAAGTGGCTATCTCACCTCAGCAGGCAGTTTTGTCTTGTTGTCTCGTCGGGAAACTGAAGAAGCCCCTTACTGTTTTCTTCAAGTCTTGACGGGAAAAAACAACCAAGACAGTTGTATTTCTCAATCACTCTGGTGGCACTTTAGCATAACTCTAACTTGAAAATGAGGAAGAGAGCTAAGTGTCAAGCAAGGGTGTAAGTAAATCAAATTCCGAGCTTGAGTAAGGTTAACCAACAACTAACGCTCAAGTCGCTTAAGGCGAATCATGTTTTTGAGGAAACATCATCTGATTTAAGATAAGGGGGTTACCTGTGTCTGTTGGTTTAATGGGTCGAAAATTGGGGATGACTCAAATTTTTGACCAAGAACAAGGAACTGCAATTCCTGTAACAGTGATTGAAGTCGGTCCCTGTACCGTCACTCAAGTTAAGACACCTAACACTGATGGCTATAGTGCCATTCAAGTTGGGTATAGAGAGACAAAAGAGAAAGCATTAACGAAACCAGAATTGGGACACTTGAAAAAAGCTGAAGCCCCAAACCTTCGTCACTTAAAAGAATATCGCGTAGATGATACCAGTAACTACCAGTTAGGGCAATCATTAACCGCCGAAGACATCTTTAGTGAGGGTCAGTTAGTTGATGTTAGGGGAACCAGTATTGGTCGTGGCTTTGCTGGCTACCAAAAGCGCCATAAATTTGCTCGGGGCCCCAGAACTCACGGCTCTAAAAATTACCGCTCTCCCGGTTCAATTGGGCCAGGAACAACGCCCGGGCGAGTTTATCCCGGAAGTCGCATGGCAGGACGAATGGGGGGTAAAACCGTTACCATTCGTAAGCTGAAAGTGATGAAAGTAGATAACGAAAAAAATGTGATTCTGGTTAAAGGATCAATCCCTGGGAAATCTGGCGGTTTACTAAGCATTACAGCTAGTAATTTAGTTGGTGCGACCGCTTAGTAACATCGTTCACACATCTAACAGGTTATGAGAAAAAATTATGGTTAATTGTGTCGTTAAAAATTGGCAAGGAGAAGAGGTAGGAGAAGCTACTCTCAACCTAAAAGTTGCCAATCCTGAAAATGCCGAACATATTGTTCATCGGGCAGTGGTTCGCCAAACTACCAATGCCCGTCAAGGCAGTGCTTCTACCAAAACTCGTGCGGAAGTGCGAGGCGGTGGTCGTAAACCCTGGCGACAAAAAGGAACAGGGCGCGCTCGTGCTGGATCGAGTCGTTCTCCTTTATGGCGAGGCGGTGGTGTCATTTTTGGCCCCAAACCTCGCAATTTTAGTCTCAAAATGAATCGTAAAGAACGGCGTTTGGCCCTGAGAACTGCTCTGGCAAGCCGTGGAGAAGATTTACTGGCAGTGGAGTCATTTGCCTCTCAACTGGAACAACCCAAAACCAAAGAATTAGCACAAGCCATGGAGCGTTGGGGAATTACGCCCGGGGTAAAAGTGCTGATGATCTTGGAGGAAGTACCAGAAACGGTTTATCTCTCCGCCCGTAATTTACCCAATGTTAAATTAATGCGAGCCAATAGCTTAAATGTTTATGACATTTTAGCCGCAGACAAAATTATTACCACCCCCAACGCAATGGAAACCATCCAGGAGGTGTATGGTGACTGAACAAAAAGAGCGCGATTTAATTGATTTAATCCGCAAACCAATTATTACTGAAAAGGCAACGATTCTCTTAGAAGAGAATAAGTATGTCTTTGATGTGGAGAAAAAGGCCACGAAACCTGACATTAAAAAGGCAATCGAAACCTTATTTGATGTCAAGGTAACTAAGGTTAATGTACAGAATCTTCCTCGGAAAAAACGACGGATGGGCAGATATATGGGGACAAAACCTCAATATAAACGTGCCATCGTTACCTTAGCTGAGGAAGACAGCATTACCCTCTTCCCTGAAGTTTAATCGAGCTATCGCCAATATTATTTAATATGAGTATTCGCTCCTATCGACCCTATACCCCAGGGACTAGACAAGCAACAGTGTCAGACTTTGCCGAAATTACTCGGTCTGAACCTGAAAAGTCCCTAACCAAATATAAACATCGTCAGAAAGGACGCAATAATCGGGGTGTCATTACCAGCCGTCGTCGTGGCGGTGGTCATAAACGTCGTTATCGCCAAATTGACTTTCGGCGGAATAAGCATAATATTCCTGCAAAAGTTGCCGCGATCGAATATGACCCCAATCGTAATGCCCGAATTGCCCTTCTACATTATCAAGACGGCGAAAAACGTTACATTCTCTGGCCAGCAGGACTAAATGTGGGGGATCACATTATTTCTGGGGAAAATGCTCCCTTTGAAATTGGCAATGCCCTTCCAGTTGGAAAAATTCCTTTAGGCACAGAAGTTCACAACATTGAACTGGTGGCAGGGAAAGGCGGTCAAATTGTTCGCGCTGCTGGAACCGCGGCTCAAGTCGTTGCCAAAGAAAAAGGCTATGTCAGTCTCAAGCTGCCCTCTCGGGAAGTGCGGATGGTGCGAGAAGAATGTTTAGCCACCATTGGTCGTGTCGGTAACTCCGAACATCGTAACTTAACCCTTGGGAAAGCTGGCCGATCGCGCCATTTAGGACGCAGACCGAAAGTCCGAGGCAGTGTCATGAACCCCGTGGATCACCCCCATGGCGGTGGAGAAGGTCGCGCCCCCATTGGTCGTCCGAGTCCTTTAACTCCTTGGGGTAAACCCACCTTAGGGGCAAAAACTCGCAAGAAGAAGAAAACGAGCAATAAACTAATTGTGCGTCGTCGTTCTAAATAATCTATTGCCAAATTAAAGGAGGGAAAAACTATGGGTCGCTCACTGAAAAAAGGCCCCTATGTTGACGATAAGCTGCTCAAAAAAATTGAGAAGCTAAACGCCACTGACAAAAAAGAGGTCATTAAAACTTGGAAACGGGCTTCCACCATCATTCCGCAAATGGTGGGACATACCATCGCCGTTTATAACGGTCGCCAGCACGTTCCCGTTTTCGTTAGTGACCAAATGGTCGGACATAAACTAGGGGAATTTGCCCCCACGCGCACCTTTAAGGGACACGCCAAAGGTGATAAAAAAGCGCGGAGATAAATAAGGATTTCGAGAGGAAATAATTATGGCTGTTGATACAACCACAGAAACCAAAGCGATCGCGCGTTACATCCGAATGTCTCCCCATAAAGTGCGACGGGTACTCGATCAAATTCGCGGTCGGTCTTACCGAGAAGCATTAATCATCCTTGAATTTATGCCCTATCGCGCCTGTGACCCCGTTTTAAAGGTGTTGCGTTCTGCGGCTGCCAATGCCGAACATAACGAAGGGCTCGATCGCGCAAACCTTGTCATTAGCCAAGCCTATGCGGATCAAGGGCCAGCATTAAGACGATTTCGTCCCCGCGCCCAAGGTCGAGCGTATCAAATTCGCAAACCCACCTGTCACATCACCATCGCCGTCGCCACTACTGTAGAAAACTAAAACACTATGGGACAAAAAATTCATCCAACTGGGTTTCGACTGGGAATTACCAAAGAGCATCTTTCCTGCTGGTATGCCGACTCCAAGCGTTACCCTGAACTCTTACAAGAAGACTACAAAATCCGTAACTACATCGACAAAACCCTGAATAACGCTGGCATCTCTGCCACTCGCATTGAGCGTAAAGCCGATCAAATCAGCTTACAAATTCACACTGCCCGTCCGGGGGTCGTGGTCGGTCGTGGCGGTAGTGGCATTGAATCCCTCCGTGTGGGGTTACAACAACTCCTCGGGGGCAATCGCCAAATTAGCATCAACGTTAACGAAGTTGATCGCGTCGATGCTGATGCCGTCTTAATTGGTGAATACATCGCCCAGCAACTAGAACGACGAGTCTCCTTCCGTCGCGTAGTGCGCCAAGCGGTTCAAAGAGCGCAACGAGCCGAAGTGAAAGGGATCAAAATCCAAATTAGCGGTCGGCTCAACGGGGCAGAAATTGCTCGTACTGAATGGACTCGGGAAGGACGAGTTCCCCTGCATACCCTACGTGCCGACATTGACTATGCCTATCGCATGGCAGACACTGCCTATGGCATCTTAGGGGTCAAAGTTTGGATCTTCAAAGGTGAAATTCTCCCCGAAGATCAAGAACAAGCCCCTGCTGAGACAGCCCCCCGTCGGTCTTCTCGTCGCCAGAAATTTGAAGACCGTTCTGGCGAAAATTAGTCATTGGCTTACAAATAACAATAACCAAGAACAAACCTATGCTTAGTCCTAAACGTACAAAATTCCGAAAACAGCAAAGAGGAAGAATGAAAGGGCTATCTCACCGGGGTAACACCATTAACTTTGGTGATTATGCCCTGCAAGCCACTGAACCCTCTTGGATTAACTCCCGACAAATTGAAGCTGCCCGTCGTGCCATGAACCGTTATCTCCGTCGGGGCGGTAAAATCTGGATTCGCATTTTTCCTGATAAGCCTATCACCATGCGAGCCGCCGAAACTCGTATGGGGTCAGGGAAAGGAAATCCCGAATACTGGGTAGCCGTCGTTAAGCCGGGGCGCATCATGTTTGAAATTGGTGGCGTTAACCAAGAGGTAGCCCAAGAAGCCATGCGTCTGGCAGCGCAAAAACTTCCGATTAAAACCAAATTCTTGGTTCGTGAGGAATAATAAGGAGGAACTATGCCCTTACCAAAAATTGCTGATGCTCGGGCTTTAAGCGATGAAGAACTCGCCCAAGAAATTGTCAACGCCAAACGGGAACTGTTTAATCTACGGTTCAAACAGGGAACTCGACAAGAGGGAGAAGCCAAACCGCATGAATTTAAGCATCTTAAACATCGGATTGCCCAATTGTTAACCGTTGAGCGAGAAAGAGAACTCGCCAAAGCAAAAGAAGGTACTAACGAGGAATAAATAAACCACTATGACAACTAAAGAGCGTATTGGCGTTGTCGTCAGTAATAAAATGCAAAAAACCGTCGTGGTTGCCGTAGAAAACCGCGCTCCTAGCCGTAAATACGGTAAAACTGTCGTCACCACCAAACGGTATAAAGTTCACGATGAAAACAACGATTGCAATGAAGGCGATCGCGTTCGGATTCGTGAAACTCGACCCCTTTCCAAACAAAAACGCTGGGAAGTTGCTTCCATTATTGAATCAGCCAGCGGTCAAAAAGCCCCAGAACCTATTTCATCAGAAACTGAACAATCATGATTCAACAAGAAACTGTCCTGAAAGTTGCCGACAATAGTGGCGCTCGTAAAATTCAATGCCTGCGTGTGATGCGAGCAGGTAACGCTCCTTACGCCCGTATTGGGGATGTCATCATTGGCGTGGTCAAAGATGCACTCCCGAATATGCAAGTTAAAAAATCCGATATTATTCGCGCGGTTATCGTTCGCACCCGTTATCCAGAAACTCGGGATAGTGGCATGACCATTCGCTTTGACGACAATGCCGCTGTTATTATCAACGCGGACAATAACCCCAGAGGAACACGGGTTTTTGGGCCCGTAGCGCGAGAACTCAGAGATAAAAACTTTACGAAAATCGTCTCTCTAGCACCGGAGGTGTTATAAAGATGCCGAAGAAAAATCGCACTCAAACCCTTCCCAAACGATACAAAATGCACGTCAAAAAAGGCGATACCGTGCAAGTAATCTCGGGAAAAGATAAGGGAAAAGTCGGGGAAATTCAACGAGTAATTCCCCAAGAATCCCGAGTCGTGGTGGAAGGTGTTAATGTTCGCACCAAGCACGTTAAACCTCGCCAAGAAGGAGAACAAGGGCAAATTATTACCTTTGAAGCCCCTATTCATAGCTCCAACGTGATGCTTTATTCCAATAAAGAATCTTGCGCCTCTCGCGTTAGTTATACCTACACCGAAGACGGACGCAAGGTGAGAATGTTGAAGAAAACTGGCGAAATTATTGATTAGTTCTCAGTGATGGGAATTTCAATGGAAATACTATGACACAACGACTAAAAACCACCTATATCGAAACCATTGCTCCCCAACTCAAACAAGAGTTTGGTTATAGCAATCCCCATCAAATCCCGAAAGTGGAAAAAGTAACCATTAATCGCGGATTAGGGGAAGCCTCACAAAATGCCAAAGCTCTTGAATCTTCCATGAGCGAAATTGCAACAATTACAGGACAAAAGCCTGTTGTCACTCGTGCTAAAAAAGCGATCGCGGGCTTTAAAGTTCGTGAAGGAATGCCAGTGGGTGTGATGGTGACTTTGCGCGGTCAACGGATGTATGCCTTCTTAGATCGTCTCATTAACGTTGCGCTCCCCCGAATTCGTGACTTTCGTGGGATTAGTTCTCGCAGCTTTGATGGACGTGGGAACTACAACTTAGGCTTACGCGAGCAAATCCTTTTCCCTGAAATTAACTATGACAGTATTGATCAAGTGCGGGGAATGGATATTGCCATCATCACAACTGCTAAAACCGATGAAGAAGGTCGTGCCCTGCTGAGAGCAATGGGAATGCCCTTCCGAGAAAACTAACCAGTGTGTACTTTACAGCAGGAGGGAAAACAGCAACTAATGGCCTCGACAGACACAATTTCTGATATGCTCACCCGAATCCGCAATGCTTGCATGGTGCAACATGAAACCACCGTTGTGCCTTATAACAAAATGAATCGCAACATTGCCAAAGTTCTCAAAGAAGAAGGATTCATTGAAAACTACGAAGAAGTGGGTGAAGGACTAAAAAAACAAGTTTTAATTTCGTTGCGCTATCAAGGTCGCAACCGCAAACCGATTATTAAAAAACTCACTCGCGTCAGCCGTCCCGGTTTAAGGGTGTATTCCAATCATAAAGAATTACCACGGGTTCTCGGTGGGATTGGGGTTGCCATTATCTCCACCTCTAGCGGTATTATGACCGATCGCGAGGCGCGTAAACGAGGAATCGGCGGCGAAATTCTCTGTTACGTCTGGTAAATTAAGCAAGGAGTAATCTGAACTATGTCACGGATTGGTAAATTACCGATTCCAGTTCCCGACAAGGTAGAAATCACCATTGACGACCAAGTGATCAAGGTGAAAGGGCCAAAAGGAGAACTAGAGCAAACCATACCTAACTTCGTCACCATTACCCAAGAAGAGGGTCAAATTTTAGTCAATCGGGTCAACGACTCTCGCAAAGCCCGAGAACGCCATGGCTTGGCAAGAACCCTCATTGCCAATATGGTGCATGGAGTCTCCCAAGGCTTTGAACAACGCCTACAAATTCAAGGGGTGGGCTATCGCGCCCAAATGCAAGGACGTAACCTGATCTTAAATGTGGGTTACAGTCATCCCGTTGAAATTACGCCACCAGAAGGGCTTCAAGTAGCCGTAGAAAAAAATACAGAAATTATTATTAGTGGGATCAACAAAGAACTGGTTGGTAACTTAACCGCAAAAATTCGAGCCATTCGTCCCCCAGAACCCTATAAAGGGAAAGGCATTCGCTATTTGGGAGAACAAGTTCGACAAAAAGCGGGTAAAGCAGGGAAGAAATAATCATGAAAAACAATCGCAAAGAACTGATCAAAAAGCGTCATCGTCGGATTCGGCGCAAACTTCATGGCACTGCCGAACGCCCTCGTTTAGCAGTGTTCCGTTCTCATCAGCATATTTATGCCCAAGTGATCGACGACAACCAACAGCACACCCTTGTTGCCGCTTCTACCGTCGATCCCAATTTACGGCAAACCTTAGACTCCACCCGAACTTGCGAAGCCTCAGCAGCTGTGGGGAATTTAATCGCCCAACGAGCTATGGAAAAAGGCATTAAGCAGGTTGTCTTTGACCGTGGTGGGAATATTTATCATGGACGAGTGCGTAGTCTCGCTGATGCTGCGCGAGAAGCAGGACTAGAATTTTAATAAGGGGACATTATGGCAAAGCGTAACCAAAGCAAAAAAGAAGAAAGCCAGTTTCAAGAGCGCGTGATTCAAATTCGGCGCGTGAGTAAAGTGGTAAAAGGAGGTAAAAAATTAAGTTTCCGCGCGATTGTGGTCGTGGGAAATGATCGCGGTCAAGTCGGCGTTGGTGTCGGTAAAGCCAGTGATGTCATTGGGGCAGTTCGTAAAGGCGTTGCTGATGCCAAAAAACAATTAGTGGATATTCCCATTACCAAAAGTAGTTCCATTCCTCATCGGGCTAATGGCTTTGCTGGTGGGGCCAAAGTAATGATGCGTCCAGCAGCACCTGGTACTGGTGTAATTGCAGGAGGGGCAGTGCGAACTGTCTTA
This window of the Euhalothece natronophila Z-M001 genome carries:
- a CDS encoding DNA-3-methyladenine glycosylase, whose protein sequence is MTSSSILPSTFFQRSASIVAPKLLGKQLVRQYADGTTTTLFIQEVEAYDGVKDLANHGAKRRTPSNEIMFALGGYFYIYLCYGVHLMLNVVCDQPEIPAAVLIRGAGKINGPGKLTKFLQIEKSLNGKIPEPENNIWFLDSGVTVKNSDIVVTPRIGLSKYAGQWRDKPLRFVLR
- the dcm gene encoding DNA cytosine methyltransferase, coding for MANSTANIPELLETINPIYSSPKPPYIIRNKFRFIDLFAGIGGMRLGFSSPHSKCVFSSEWDSHAQKTYYANFKEVPQGDINAISPQDIPDHDLLLAGFPCQPFSSIGRRQGFLHETQGTLFYAIAKILEAKQPISFLLENVPGLVTHQNGKTFSIILKTLDELNYDVRYQILDAGDFNLPQRRERIYLVGFKRDYLKKRIEFDFPKGEPNEVFINNFLEEGISGYSISEHLQKTYLFKKDDGKPQIVDKNSKVKVKTLVSTYHKIQRLTGTFVRDGETGIRLLTERECKAIMGFPDSFIFPISRTQMYRQLGNSVAVPVISAIAQQIYYSLTKVLKYS
- the mreD gene encoding rod shape-determining protein MreD; the protein is MPRYILNCFLTIGSLLLCALLLPSRLPGTVLLGLGPHWLLIWVVAWGIKRQPWQGAIAGLAAGLIQDGMVLSSPSHVFSLAIIGFLTGRIDKDKYIQEDFISIALIVFAMAVLAETLTAIQYTILDFSRLIPIWTQHQQIAIVSALLSSLWAPVIYYPLNYCWHYLETEE
- a CDS encoding vWA domain-containing protein, which codes for MSTQDQEGGKSRWEAAQESTYALAKKCEEFDPDGITVYLFSSRFRRYDQVTSDKVTQIYAENDPMGKTNLFEVLEDAIENYFQRKTAGKTKPNGETFLIITDGEPEDRKGVIRLIIETSRRLDREDEIGISLIQVGDDPKVTEYLKALDDQLLDAGAKFDIVDTITMKDMGNSSLSEVLLRAITD
- the ndhN gene encoding NAD(P)H-quinone oxidoreductase subunit N, which produces MPLLTTGNKFIRDLEQSGAVAVYAPLEGGFEGRYQRRLRAKGYVTYHLSAKGLGDPASYLKGIHGVRHPHLGKKNIGQNAAVGDVYFLPPLVDSQLAILPENKKGLVIWLIEGFVLSNQELAYLAKFNEIEPRVRIVVELGGDHAFRWTPLSSVLEAA
- the rplC gene encoding 50S ribosomal protein L3, translated to MSVGLMGRKLGMTQIFDQEQGTAIPVTVIEVGPCTVTQVKTPNTDGYSAIQVGYRETKEKALTKPELGHLKKAEAPNLRHLKEYRVDDTSNYQLGQSLTAEDIFSEGQLVDVRGTSIGRGFAGYQKRHKFARGPRTHGSKNYRSPGSIGPGTTPGRVYPGSRMAGRMGGKTVTIRKLKVMKVDNEKNVILVKGSIPGKSGGLLSITASNLVGATA
- the rplD gene encoding 50S ribosomal protein L4, whose amino-acid sequence is MVNCVVKNWQGEEVGEATLNLKVANPENAEHIVHRAVVRQTTNARQGSASTKTRAEVRGGGRKPWRQKGTGRARAGSSRSPLWRGGGVIFGPKPRNFSLKMNRKERRLALRTALASRGEDLLAVESFASQLEQPKTKELAQAMERWGITPGVKVLMILEEVPETVYLSARNLPNVKLMRANSLNVYDILAADKIITTPNAMETIQEVYGD
- a CDS encoding 50S ribosomal protein L23, whose protein sequence is MVTEQKERDLIDLIRKPIITEKATILLEENKYVFDVEKKATKPDIKKAIETLFDVKVTKVNVQNLPRKKRRMGRYMGTKPQYKRAIVTLAEEDSITLFPEV
- the rplB gene encoding 50S ribosomal protein L2, with the protein product MSIRSYRPYTPGTRQATVSDFAEITRSEPEKSLTKYKHRQKGRNNRGVITSRRRGGGHKRRYRQIDFRRNKHNIPAKVAAIEYDPNRNARIALLHYQDGEKRYILWPAGLNVGDHIISGENAPFEIGNALPVGKIPLGTEVHNIELVAGKGGQIVRAAGTAAQVVAKEKGYVSLKLPSREVRMVREECLATIGRVGNSEHRNLTLGKAGRSRHLGRRPKVRGSVMNPVDHPHGGGEGRAPIGRPSPLTPWGKPTLGAKTRKKKKTSNKLIVRRRSK
- the rpsS gene encoding 30S ribosomal protein S19 produces the protein MGRSLKKGPYVDDKLLKKIEKLNATDKKEVIKTWKRASTIIPQMVGHTIAVYNGRQHVPVFVSDQMVGHKLGEFAPTRTFKGHAKGDKKARR
- the rplV gene encoding 50S ribosomal protein L22, with protein sequence MAVDTTTETKAIARYIRMSPHKVRRVLDQIRGRSYREALIILEFMPYRACDPVLKVLRSAAANAEHNEGLDRANLVISQAYADQGPALRRFRPRAQGRAYQIRKPTCHITIAVATTVEN
- the rpsC gene encoding 30S ribosomal protein S3 gives rise to the protein MGQKIHPTGFRLGITKEHLSCWYADSKRYPELLQEDYKIRNYIDKTLNNAGISATRIERKADQISLQIHTARPGVVVGRGGSGIESLRVGLQQLLGGNRQISINVNEVDRVDADAVLIGEYIAQQLERRVSFRRVVRQAVQRAQRAEVKGIKIQISGRLNGAEIARTEWTREGRVPLHTLRADIDYAYRMADTAYGILGVKVWIFKGEILPEDQEQAPAETAPRRSSRRQKFEDRSGEN
- the rplP gene encoding 50S ribosomal protein L16; translated protein: MLSPKRTKFRKQQRGRMKGLSHRGNTINFGDYALQATEPSWINSRQIEAARRAMNRYLRRGGKIWIRIFPDKPITMRAAETRMGSGKGNPEYWVAVVKPGRIMFEIGGVNQEVAQEAMRLAAQKLPIKTKFLVREE
- the rpmC gene encoding 50S ribosomal protein L29; translation: MPLPKIADARALSDEELAQEIVNAKRELFNLRFKQGTRQEGEAKPHEFKHLKHRIAQLLTVERERELAKAKEGTNEE
- the rpsQ gene encoding 30S ribosomal protein S17, which produces MTTKERIGVVVSNKMQKTVVVAVENRAPSRKYGKTVVTTKRYKVHDENNDCNEGDRVRIRETRPLSKQKRWEVASIIESASGQKAPEPISSETEQS
- the rplN gene encoding 50S ribosomal protein L14 — protein: MIQQETVLKVADNSGARKIQCLRVMRAGNAPYARIGDVIIGVVKDALPNMQVKKSDIIRAVIVRTRYPETRDSGMTIRFDDNAAVIINADNNPRGTRVFGPVARELRDKNFTKIVSLAPEVL
- the rplX gene encoding 50S ribosomal protein L24; protein product: MPKKNRTQTLPKRYKMHVKKGDTVQVISGKDKGKVGEIQRVIPQESRVVVEGVNVRTKHVKPRQEGEQGQIITFEAPIHSSNVMLYSNKESCASRVSYTYTEDGRKVRMLKKTGEIID
- the rplE gene encoding 50S ribosomal protein L5, coding for MTQRLKTTYIETIAPQLKQEFGYSNPHQIPKVEKVTINRGLGEASQNAKALESSMSEIATITGQKPVVTRAKKAIAGFKVREGMPVGVMVTLRGQRMYAFLDRLINVALPRIRDFRGISSRSFDGRGNYNLGLREQILFPEINYDSIDQVRGMDIAIITTAKTDEEGRALLRAMGMPFREN
- the rpsH gene encoding 30S ribosomal protein S8, translating into MASTDTISDMLTRIRNACMVQHETTVVPYNKMNRNIAKVLKEEGFIENYEEVGEGLKKQVLISLRYQGRNRKPIIKKLTRVSRPGLRVYSNHKELPRVLGGIGVAIISTSSGIMTDREARKRGIGGEILCYVW